AACGCTGAGGTCTCACGGCGTGCGCTTGCGCACGTTGTGAGCACCGACTTGATATGCTTTATTTTTTACTGCCCAGCAGAAGCTGAAGAGTAAGCTGAAGTAGGTAGTGAAAAGAATAGCTATGACGAAGAATGCTTTTCTGTAACCGTTCGCTTCGAAGAAGCGTCCAGCATCAAAATATGTGAGGATATCCTGAATACCGTCTATACTTTTATCTCCGACGGACACGATCATAATTATTCCCAGCAGCGTCCAAGTCAAAGGAGCACTGATCAAAACCCACTTCATCCAATTCGGTGCTTGCTCTTCCTTTCTGAAAGCCAACGAAACGATGAACCCGATCAAGATGGTGACACCGTAAAACTGTGGATTGCTAATCATTTGTTTTGCATATCGCCAAGCTCAGACGCGAGCGCTTGCGCTCGTTGTCTGATGCGCCTGGTTAGGGTTATTCATTTCTTCCAGATTTTTCTTCAATCACGTCTTTGATGATCTCTTTGTGCTCCTTCTTTCGAAGCCTATCAAGGTGCGGTGCGGCCACACGATTGAGGAAATCTGAAACGTCATAATCAGTGACTATACCTCCAAACTGCCCGTTCTCTAACGCCGCCTCCAATATTCGTTCTACCTCACTCAGTGAGTAATAGCTAAACTGCTCTAGCTTTCCTATTAAATAATGTGTTGTCGCAAAAGAGCCAGAACACTTCAAATCATCTATTAACTCTTCTTTTTTGCTATCGTAAGAAAACTCTATGCCATCGAATCTAGCCTTTAGGAATGAATCCAACGTTCTGTATGTATGTAATTCTGAATTCTTCTTTTCTTTCCATTCTTCGATTAGGAATGGATGTGCTTTTGAGTCGTCTAAGATAGAGTAAAAGTCGCCATCTTCGCTAATAATATGCAGATCCTCCGTTTCTGGCACCTTGTCTAGCAGAATCAGCCAGTTTATTGCGTCACCGATAGATCCGTTCTTTCCGGGTGGATTTCCCATATCCATCCTGGCTTTCGCTCTCGCGTAATATTCCTCTGGGAGTGAAGAAAAGTCTGATTCCTCAAAAATCTTGGATATTAGCTGATCTGCGTGTAATGACTTTGTGGATATATCTTCATTGAGCTTCTCAAGGAGTTCCTTGGATGCTGCCTGCATCTTGTTCGAGAGTGATCGAATTTCGGTGTACTGTTCATACGGCTTCATAAATGAAGGGAACTGAACACTTCTTACGGTCTCTTTGTATTTTTTGAGTGCGTCACTAATCTTCTTTTCGCGATTCCGTCGAAACTCGTCTCTTACTTGAACCGTTAGATGGACTTTAGCCGCTCCTCTTTCATGAGATGCGAATAC
The DNA window shown above is from Pelagicoccus enzymogenes and carries:
- a CDS encoding PIN domain-containing protein, producing the protein MHVFIDTNILLNFFHFTKDELSALGDVFASHERGAAKVHLTVQVRDEFRRNREKKISDALKKYKETVRSVQFPSFMKPYEQYTEIRSLSNKMQAASKELLEKLNEDISTKSLHADQLISKIFEESDFSSLPEEYYARAKARMDMGNPPGKNGSIGDAINWLILLDKVPETEDLHIISEDGDFYSILDDSKAHPFLIEEWKEKKNSELHTYRTLDSFLKARFDGIEFSYDSKKEELIDDLKCSGSFATTHYLIGKLEQFSYYSLSEVERILEAALENGQFGGIVTDYDVSDFLNRVAAPHLDRLRKKEHKEIIKDVIEEKSGRNE